In a single window of the Littorina saxatilis isolate snail1 linkage group LG5, US_GU_Lsax_2.0, whole genome shotgun sequence genome:
- the LOC138966317 gene encoding very low-density lipoprotein receptor-like isoform X2 produces the protein MRKLLWNQHWLAVVVGIFLTVLVAGTAGTEEECTSTQFACDNKRCISLPWRCDGDDDCNDGSDEVNCTSTTCGTEDFKCVSDSKCIPLRWKCDEASDCLDSSDEDPALCSVSTCDENEFRCADNKTCIQRAWMCDGENDCEGGEDERNCNSTCKPDTEFQCVAEGNCISSRWRCDLNNDCSDGSDELNCPETHCKEFEFNCTNGKCIQDTWVCDGDDDCGDHSDEFSCENTEDTCRDSEFQCKTLDRMCIHLSWKCDGDFDCEDQSDEKHCNITCQPGEFLCEGNYCIHDSLRCDGQEDCLHGSDEENCPTTAPTCANNTFDCFGDGQKCIQYNLVCDEWNDCGNYEDERTENRDPCPKENPCNTNNGGCQHICYRSPAGAVCDCHMGYELANKSKTECVDVDECKIPGVCSQKCVNTKGSYKCDCLSGYTLEQHHLCKASEGEPELLLADRKDLRRYHLLTKSYTLLIDNKEIEGAIAMDFHFQNKYVYWTDVTQEHIKRVNTETNVIDVVAAENVSTPDGLAVDWVHGHLYWTDTGLNHIEVATLNGTMRKILINTDLDEPRAIALHPNKGLMFWTDWGQDPKIESCGMNGKKRQDVITEDITWPNGLTIDYVDDRLYWIDAKTHQIGSSDLDGSNRRMVLRGHQYLGHPFAITVFEDYLYWSDWPSESIRRYNKFQKGEVETIAQGLDTPMDIHIFHPNRQVAYISLCGNNSGGCEQFCLPAPNNTFTCECKNGYMVDPNNEKKCVEGSPVSTPAPSGKPGTTPEPTPEPTTAPQTPHPNTTPKAVTTENPTSNVTTEKTVNGTESTPINKQQEEGMGHVAIIVIAAVLCIALIVIAVGAFIFRRYRNKNIKSMNFDNPVYRKTTTDEDKVYMERSSSRQNLPSSMQPLNPENEVV, from the exons ATGCGGAAACTACTATGGAATCAGCATTGGCTGGCAGTGGTAGTGGGAATTTTCCTGACAGTCCTAGTAGCCGGGACGGCTGGCACTGAAGAGG AATGCACCAGCACTCAGTTTGCATGCGACAACAAGAGATGTATCTCCCTGCCGTGGCGTTGTGACGGGGACGACGACTGTAATGACGGATCGGACGAAGTCAACTGCA CGTCAACAACATGTGGCACAGAGGATTTCAAGTGTGTGTCTGACAGCAAGTGCATTCCGCTGCGATGGAAATGTGACGAGGCCAGCGACTGCCTCGATTCTTCCGATGAAGATCCCGCCCTGTGCA GTGTTTCAACGTGTGATGAAAATGAATTTCGCTGTGCTGACAACAAAACGTGCATCCAGAGGGCATGGATGTGTGACGGCGAGAACGACTGTGAGGGCGGAGAAGATGAACGGAATT GCAATTCCACATGCAAGCCGGACACCGAATTTCAGTGTGTGGCTGAGGGCAACTGTATCAGTTCTCGATGGAGGTGCGACTTGAACAATGACTGCTCTGACGGTAGCGACGAACTCAACTGCCCTG AGACACATTGTAAGGAGTTTGAGTTCAACTGTACCAATGGCAAGTGTATCCAAGACACCTGGGTGTGTGATGGCGATGACGACTGTGGCGACCACAGCGATGAATTTAGTTGTGAAAACACTGAGGATACCTGTCGTGATTCAGAGTTCCAGTGCAAAACCTTGGACCGCATGTGCATTCATTTGTCGTGGAAATGCGATGGAGACTTCGACTGCGAGGATCAGTCTGATGAGAAACACT GCAACATCACGTGCCAGCCTGGCGAGTTTTTGTGCGAAGGAAACTACTGTATCCATGACTCCCTGCGATGCGACGGACAGGAAGATTGCCTGCACGGCTCCGATGAGGAGAACTGCCCTA CTACTGCTCCCACGTGTGCCAACAACACATTCGATTGCTTTGGTGACGGCCAGAAATGCATCCAGTACAACCTGGTTTGCGATGAGTGGAACGATTGTGGAAACTACGAGGATGAACGCACTGAGAATCGTGACCCTTGTCCTA AAGAGAACCCATGCAATACCAACAATGGAGGCTGCCAACATATATGCTACCGCTCACCAGCAGGCGCTGTATGTGACTGCCACATGGGATACGAACTTGCCAACAAGTCTAAAACGGAGTGCGTGGATGTGGATGAATGCAAGATCCCTGGCGTATGCTCACAGAAATGTGTCAACACCAAGGGCTCGTACAAGTGCGACTGTCTGTCTGGCTACACCCTGGAGCAGCACCATCTTTGCAAGGCATCAG AGGGAGAACCGGAGCTGCTGCTGGCTGACAGGAAAGATCTGCGTCGTTACCATCTGCTGACCAAGAGTTACACCCTCCTGATCGACAACAAGGAGATAGAGGGCGCTATCGCCATGGACTTCCACTTCCAGAACAAATATGTCTACTGGACTGATGTGACTCAGGAACATATCAAACG TGTGAACACGGAGACCAACGTGATTGATGTTGTGGCCGCAGAAAACGTGAGCACACCTGACGGTCTGGCCGTGGACTGGGTGCATGGTCACCTTTACTGGACAGACACTGGCCTCAACCACATCGAGGTGGCCACTCTCAACGGCACCATGCGCAAAATTCTCATCAACACTGATTTGGACGAACCTCGCGCCATTGCTCTTCATCCCAACAAAGG TCTGATGTTCTGGACTGACTGGGGACAGGACCCTAAGATTGAGAGCTGCGGTATGAACGGCAAAAAACGCCAGGACGTCATTACTGAAGACATCACATGGCCCAATGGACTGACAATCG ACTATGTTGACGACCGCCTTTACTGGATCGATGCCAAGACCCACCAGATCGGTAGCTCTGACTTGGACGGTAGCAACCGCAGGATGGTTCTGCGTGGACACCAGTACCTGGGGCACCCCTTCGCTATCACCGTGTTCGAG GATTACCTGTACTGGAGTGACTGGCCATCCGAGTCCATCCGTCGCTACAACAAGTTCCAGAAGGGGGAGGTTGAGACCATCGCTCAGGGCCTGGACACCCCCATGGACATCCACATCTTCCATCCCAACAGACAGGTGGCAT ACATTAGCTTGTGCGGCAACAACAGTGGTGGGTGTGAACAGTTCTGCCTTCCAGCCCCCAACAACACGTTCACCTGCGAGTGCAAGAACGGTTACATGGTTGATCCCAATAACGAGAAAAAATGCGTTGAAG GTTCTCCAGTCAGTACCCCAGCTCCCTCAGGCAAACCCGGCACAACACCCGAACCAACACCCGAACCAACAACCGCCCCTCAGACTCCCCACCCCAACACAACTCCCAAGGCCGTTACAACGGAAAACCCTACCAGCAATGTGACGACGGAGAAGACTGTGAACGGCACGGAGAGCACACCAATCAACAAGCAGCAGGAGGAGGGCATGGGTCACGTGGCCATTATTGTCATCGCTGCTGTTCTCTGCATTGCCCTCATCGTTATCGCT GTTGGAGCGTTTATCTTCCGTCGCTACCGCAACAAGAACATCAAGAGCATGAACTTCGACAACCCCGTATACCGCAAGACCACCACCGATGAGGACAAGGTTTACATGGAGAGATCAAGTTCCAGACAAAATTTGCCTTCG AGTATGCAACCTTTAAACCCAGAAAACGAGGTCGTGTGA
- the LOC138966317 gene encoding very low-density lipoprotein receptor-like isoform X1, with protein MRKLLWNQHWLAVVVGIFLTVLVAGTAGTEEECTSTQFACDNKRCISLPWRCDGDDDCNDGSDEVNCTSTTCGTEDFKCVSDSKCIPLRWKCDEASDCLDSSDEDPALCSVSTCDENEFRCADNKTCIQRAWMCDGENDCEGGEDERNCNSTCKPDTEFQCVAEGNCISSRWRCDLNNDCSDGSDELNCPETHCKEFEFNCTNGKCIQDTWVCDGDDDCGDHSDEFSCENTEDTCRDSEFQCKTLDRMCIHLSWKCDGDFDCEDQSDEKHCNITCQPGEFLCEGNYCIHDSLRCDGQEDCLHGSDEENCPTTAPTCANNTFDCFGDGQKCIQYNLVCDEWNDCGNYEDERTENRDPCPKENPCNTNNGGCQHICYRSPAGAVCDCHMGYELANKSKTECVDVDECKIPGVCSQKCVNTKGSYKCDCLSGYTLEQHHLCKASEGEPELLLADRKDLRRYHLLTKSYTLLIDNKEIEGAIAMDFHFQNKYVYWTDVTQEHIKRVNTETNVIDVVAAENVSTPDGLAVDWVHGHLYWTDTGLNHIEVATLNGTMRKILINTDLDEPRAIALHPNKGLMFWTDWGQDPKIESCGMNGKKRQDVITEDITWPNGLTIDYVDDRLYWIDAKTHQIGSSDLDGSNRRMVLRGHQYLGHPFAITVFEDYLYWSDWPSESIRRYNKFQKGEVETIAQGLDTPMDIHIFHPNRQVAYISLCGNNSGGCEQFCLPAPNNTFTCECKNGYMVDPNNEKKCVEGEAEATVVTTRPQSPNTTRSPNHSGNQNRTGSPVSTPAPSGKPGTTPEPTPEPTTAPQTPHPNTTPKAVTTENPTSNVTTEKTVNGTESTPINKQQEEGMGHVAIIVIAAVLCIALIVIAVGAFIFRRYRNKNIKSMNFDNPVYRKTTTDEDKVYMERSSSRQNLPSSMQPLNPENEVV; from the exons ATGCGGAAACTACTATGGAATCAGCATTGGCTGGCAGTGGTAGTGGGAATTTTCCTGACAGTCCTAGTAGCCGGGACGGCTGGCACTGAAGAGG AATGCACCAGCACTCAGTTTGCATGCGACAACAAGAGATGTATCTCCCTGCCGTGGCGTTGTGACGGGGACGACGACTGTAATGACGGATCGGACGAAGTCAACTGCA CGTCAACAACATGTGGCACAGAGGATTTCAAGTGTGTGTCTGACAGCAAGTGCATTCCGCTGCGATGGAAATGTGACGAGGCCAGCGACTGCCTCGATTCTTCCGATGAAGATCCCGCCCTGTGCA GTGTTTCAACGTGTGATGAAAATGAATTTCGCTGTGCTGACAACAAAACGTGCATCCAGAGGGCATGGATGTGTGACGGCGAGAACGACTGTGAGGGCGGAGAAGATGAACGGAATT GCAATTCCACATGCAAGCCGGACACCGAATTTCAGTGTGTGGCTGAGGGCAACTGTATCAGTTCTCGATGGAGGTGCGACTTGAACAATGACTGCTCTGACGGTAGCGACGAACTCAACTGCCCTG AGACACATTGTAAGGAGTTTGAGTTCAACTGTACCAATGGCAAGTGTATCCAAGACACCTGGGTGTGTGATGGCGATGACGACTGTGGCGACCACAGCGATGAATTTAGTTGTGAAAACACTGAGGATACCTGTCGTGATTCAGAGTTCCAGTGCAAAACCTTGGACCGCATGTGCATTCATTTGTCGTGGAAATGCGATGGAGACTTCGACTGCGAGGATCAGTCTGATGAGAAACACT GCAACATCACGTGCCAGCCTGGCGAGTTTTTGTGCGAAGGAAACTACTGTATCCATGACTCCCTGCGATGCGACGGACAGGAAGATTGCCTGCACGGCTCCGATGAGGAGAACTGCCCTA CTACTGCTCCCACGTGTGCCAACAACACATTCGATTGCTTTGGTGACGGCCAGAAATGCATCCAGTACAACCTGGTTTGCGATGAGTGGAACGATTGTGGAAACTACGAGGATGAACGCACTGAGAATCGTGACCCTTGTCCTA AAGAGAACCCATGCAATACCAACAATGGAGGCTGCCAACATATATGCTACCGCTCACCAGCAGGCGCTGTATGTGACTGCCACATGGGATACGAACTTGCCAACAAGTCTAAAACGGAGTGCGTGGATGTGGATGAATGCAAGATCCCTGGCGTATGCTCACAGAAATGTGTCAACACCAAGGGCTCGTACAAGTGCGACTGTCTGTCTGGCTACACCCTGGAGCAGCACCATCTTTGCAAGGCATCAG AGGGAGAACCGGAGCTGCTGCTGGCTGACAGGAAAGATCTGCGTCGTTACCATCTGCTGACCAAGAGTTACACCCTCCTGATCGACAACAAGGAGATAGAGGGCGCTATCGCCATGGACTTCCACTTCCAGAACAAATATGTCTACTGGACTGATGTGACTCAGGAACATATCAAACG TGTGAACACGGAGACCAACGTGATTGATGTTGTGGCCGCAGAAAACGTGAGCACACCTGACGGTCTGGCCGTGGACTGGGTGCATGGTCACCTTTACTGGACAGACACTGGCCTCAACCACATCGAGGTGGCCACTCTCAACGGCACCATGCGCAAAATTCTCATCAACACTGATTTGGACGAACCTCGCGCCATTGCTCTTCATCCCAACAAAGG TCTGATGTTCTGGACTGACTGGGGACAGGACCCTAAGATTGAGAGCTGCGGTATGAACGGCAAAAAACGCCAGGACGTCATTACTGAAGACATCACATGGCCCAATGGACTGACAATCG ACTATGTTGACGACCGCCTTTACTGGATCGATGCCAAGACCCACCAGATCGGTAGCTCTGACTTGGACGGTAGCAACCGCAGGATGGTTCTGCGTGGACACCAGTACCTGGGGCACCCCTTCGCTATCACCGTGTTCGAG GATTACCTGTACTGGAGTGACTGGCCATCCGAGTCCATCCGTCGCTACAACAAGTTCCAGAAGGGGGAGGTTGAGACCATCGCTCAGGGCCTGGACACCCCCATGGACATCCACATCTTCCATCCCAACAGACAGGTGGCAT ACATTAGCTTGTGCGGCAACAACAGTGGTGGGTGTGAACAGTTCTGCCTTCCAGCCCCCAACAACACGTTCACCTGCGAGTGCAAGAACGGTTACATGGTTGATCCCAATAACGAGAAAAAATGCGTTGAAG GCGAAGCTGAAGCCACCGTAGTAACCACTCGGCCCCAATCTCCTAACACCACTAGGTCTCCTAACCACAGCGGTAACCAGAATCGAACCG GTTCTCCAGTCAGTACCCCAGCTCCCTCAGGCAAACCCGGCACAACACCCGAACCAACACCCGAACCAACAACCGCCCCTCAGACTCCCCACCCCAACACAACTCCCAAGGCCGTTACAACGGAAAACCCTACCAGCAATGTGACGACGGAGAAGACTGTGAACGGCACGGAGAGCACACCAATCAACAAGCAGCAGGAGGAGGGCATGGGTCACGTGGCCATTATTGTCATCGCTGCTGTTCTCTGCATTGCCCTCATCGTTATCGCT GTTGGAGCGTTTATCTTCCGTCGCTACCGCAACAAGAACATCAAGAGCATGAACTTCGACAACCCCGTATACCGCAAGACCACCACCGATGAGGACAAGGTTTACATGGAGAGATCAAGTTCCAGACAAAATTTGCCTTCG AGTATGCAACCTTTAAACCCAGAAAACGAGGTCGTGTGA
- the LOC138966316 gene encoding peroxiredoxin-like 2C isoform X2 produces MTDAEVKKDTCCKGEETEELVAPTDGTMSRGPAQEHFLDFITKEYVEDLALIPLEYLQEAEVRLVVIGPAPFKCIKPFKQLTGYQYTLYCDPDREIYKELGFLEKNVFGTLDQSKHIKSGMVMGVMKSMWRAMKVQEYQGNPNQQGGAFILGPGEEVHFTHLDEANTDHMNINELLVEAGVQAVSFPRDQRVLNI; encoded by the exons ATGACAGATGCGGAAGTGAAGAAAGATACGTGCTGCAAAGGTGAAGAAACAGAGGAGCTGGTGGCTCCCACTGACGGCACAATGTCCAGAGGTCCAGCACAAGAG CATTTCCTGGACTTCATCACAAAGGAGTATGTTGAAG ATCTTGCCCTGATTCCATTGGAGTACTTGCAA GAAGCAGAGGTCAGGCTTGTGGTCATAGGACCTGCACCTTTCAAATGCATAAAG CCTTTCAAGCAGCTGACAGGCTATCAGTACACCCTGTACTGTGATCCAGACAGAGAGATCTACAAGGAGCTGggatttttagaaaaaaatgtatttggTACTCTTGATC AAAGCAAGCACATAAAGTCTGGCATGGTGATGGGGGTAATGAAGAGCATGTGGCGAGCCATGAAGGTGCAGGAGTACCAAGGCAACCCCAATCAGCAAGGCGGCGCTTTTATCCTGGGGCCAG GTGAGGAGGTTCACTTTACACACCTGGACGAGGCCAACACAGACCACATGAACATTAACGAGCTTCTGGTGGAGGCCGGAGTGCAGGCGGTCAGCTTTCCAAGGGATCAGCGCGTCCTCAACATCTGA
- the LOC138966317 gene encoding very low-density lipoprotein receptor-like isoform X3, which translates to MRKLLWNQHWLAVVVGIFLTVLVAGTAGTEEECTSTQFACDNKRCISLPWRCDGDDDCNDGSDEVNCTSTTCGTEDFKCVSDSKCIPLRWKCDEASDCLDSSDEDPALCSVSTCDENEFRCADNKTCIQRAWMCDGENDCEGGEDERNCNSTCKPDTEFQCVAEGNCISSRWRCDLNNDCSDGSDELNCPETHCKEFEFNCTNGKCIQDTWVCDGDDDCGDHSDEFSCENTEDTCRDSEFQCKTLDRMCIHLSWKCDGDFDCEDQSDEKHCNITCQPGEFLCEGNYCIHDSLRCDGQEDCLHGSDEENCPTTAPTCANNTFDCFGDGQKCIQYNLVCDEWNDCGNYEDERTENRDPCPKENPCNTNNGGCQHICYRSPAGAVCDCHMGYELANKSKTECVDVDECKIPGVCSQKCVNTKGSYKCDCLSGYTLEQHHLCKASEGEPELLLADRKDLRRYHLLTKSYTLLIDNKEIEGAIAMDFHFQNKYVYWTDVTQEHIKRVNTETNVIDVVAAENVSTPDGLAVDWVHGHLYWTDTGLNHIEVATLNGTMRKILINTDLDEPRAIALHPNKGLMFWTDWGQDPKIESCGMNGKKRQDVITEDITWPNGLTIDYVDDRLYWIDAKTHQIGSSDLDGSNRRMVLRGHQYLGHPFAITVFEDYLYWSDWPSESIRRYNKFQKGEVETIAQGLDTPMDIHIFHPNRQVAYISLCGNNSGGCEQFCLPAPNNTFTCECKNGYMVDPNNEKKCVEGEAEATVVTTRPQSPNTTRSPNHSGNQNRTGPSNF; encoded by the exons ATGCGGAAACTACTATGGAATCAGCATTGGCTGGCAGTGGTAGTGGGAATTTTCCTGACAGTCCTAGTAGCCGGGACGGCTGGCACTGAAGAGG AATGCACCAGCACTCAGTTTGCATGCGACAACAAGAGATGTATCTCCCTGCCGTGGCGTTGTGACGGGGACGACGACTGTAATGACGGATCGGACGAAGTCAACTGCA CGTCAACAACATGTGGCACAGAGGATTTCAAGTGTGTGTCTGACAGCAAGTGCATTCCGCTGCGATGGAAATGTGACGAGGCCAGCGACTGCCTCGATTCTTCCGATGAAGATCCCGCCCTGTGCA GTGTTTCAACGTGTGATGAAAATGAATTTCGCTGTGCTGACAACAAAACGTGCATCCAGAGGGCATGGATGTGTGACGGCGAGAACGACTGTGAGGGCGGAGAAGATGAACGGAATT GCAATTCCACATGCAAGCCGGACACCGAATTTCAGTGTGTGGCTGAGGGCAACTGTATCAGTTCTCGATGGAGGTGCGACTTGAACAATGACTGCTCTGACGGTAGCGACGAACTCAACTGCCCTG AGACACATTGTAAGGAGTTTGAGTTCAACTGTACCAATGGCAAGTGTATCCAAGACACCTGGGTGTGTGATGGCGATGACGACTGTGGCGACCACAGCGATGAATTTAGTTGTGAAAACACTGAGGATACCTGTCGTGATTCAGAGTTCCAGTGCAAAACCTTGGACCGCATGTGCATTCATTTGTCGTGGAAATGCGATGGAGACTTCGACTGCGAGGATCAGTCTGATGAGAAACACT GCAACATCACGTGCCAGCCTGGCGAGTTTTTGTGCGAAGGAAACTACTGTATCCATGACTCCCTGCGATGCGACGGACAGGAAGATTGCCTGCACGGCTCCGATGAGGAGAACTGCCCTA CTACTGCTCCCACGTGTGCCAACAACACATTCGATTGCTTTGGTGACGGCCAGAAATGCATCCAGTACAACCTGGTTTGCGATGAGTGGAACGATTGTGGAAACTACGAGGATGAACGCACTGAGAATCGTGACCCTTGTCCTA AAGAGAACCCATGCAATACCAACAATGGAGGCTGCCAACATATATGCTACCGCTCACCAGCAGGCGCTGTATGTGACTGCCACATGGGATACGAACTTGCCAACAAGTCTAAAACGGAGTGCGTGGATGTGGATGAATGCAAGATCCCTGGCGTATGCTCACAGAAATGTGTCAACACCAAGGGCTCGTACAAGTGCGACTGTCTGTCTGGCTACACCCTGGAGCAGCACCATCTTTGCAAGGCATCAG AGGGAGAACCGGAGCTGCTGCTGGCTGACAGGAAAGATCTGCGTCGTTACCATCTGCTGACCAAGAGTTACACCCTCCTGATCGACAACAAGGAGATAGAGGGCGCTATCGCCATGGACTTCCACTTCCAGAACAAATATGTCTACTGGACTGATGTGACTCAGGAACATATCAAACG TGTGAACACGGAGACCAACGTGATTGATGTTGTGGCCGCAGAAAACGTGAGCACACCTGACGGTCTGGCCGTGGACTGGGTGCATGGTCACCTTTACTGGACAGACACTGGCCTCAACCACATCGAGGTGGCCACTCTCAACGGCACCATGCGCAAAATTCTCATCAACACTGATTTGGACGAACCTCGCGCCATTGCTCTTCATCCCAACAAAGG TCTGATGTTCTGGACTGACTGGGGACAGGACCCTAAGATTGAGAGCTGCGGTATGAACGGCAAAAAACGCCAGGACGTCATTACTGAAGACATCACATGGCCCAATGGACTGACAATCG ACTATGTTGACGACCGCCTTTACTGGATCGATGCCAAGACCCACCAGATCGGTAGCTCTGACTTGGACGGTAGCAACCGCAGGATGGTTCTGCGTGGACACCAGTACCTGGGGCACCCCTTCGCTATCACCGTGTTCGAG GATTACCTGTACTGGAGTGACTGGCCATCCGAGTCCATCCGTCGCTACAACAAGTTCCAGAAGGGGGAGGTTGAGACCATCGCTCAGGGCCTGGACACCCCCATGGACATCCACATCTTCCATCCCAACAGACAGGTGGCAT ACATTAGCTTGTGCGGCAACAACAGTGGTGGGTGTGAACAGTTCTGCCTTCCAGCCCCCAACAACACGTTCACCTGCGAGTGCAAGAACGGTTACATGGTTGATCCCAATAACGAGAAAAAATGCGTTGAAG GCGAAGCTGAAGCCACCGTAGTAACCACTCGGCCCCAATCTCCTAACACCACTAGGTCTCCTAACCACAGCGGTAACCAGAATCGAACCG GCCCTTCAAACTTCTAG
- the LOC138966316 gene encoding peroxiredoxin-like 2C isoform X1, with amino-acid sequence MTDAEVKKDTCCKGEETEELVAPTDGTMSRGPAQEVKVDHEKLRDLPVFDELGNKISFGDIYKKQKTIIIFIRHFLDFITKEYVEDLALIPLEYLQEAEVRLVVIGPAPFKCIKPFKQLTGYQYTLYCDPDREIYKELGFLEKNVFGTLDQSKHIKSGMVMGVMKSMWRAMKVQEYQGNPNQQGGAFILGPGEEVHFTHLDEANTDHMNINELLVEAGVQAVSFPRDQRVLNI; translated from the exons ATGACAGATGCGGAAGTGAAGAAAGATACGTGCTGCAAAGGTGAAGAAACAGAGGAGCTGGTGGCTCCCACTGACGGCACAATGTCCAGAGGTCCAGCACAAGAGGTAAAAGTTGATCACGAAAAATTGAGAGACTTACCCGTCTTCGATGAGCTTGGGAACAAAATCTCCTTCGGTGACATCTACAAAAAGCAAAAGACAATAATCATATTTATAAGG CATTTCCTGGACTTCATCACAAAGGAGTATGTTGAAG ATCTTGCCCTGATTCCATTGGAGTACTTGCAA GAAGCAGAGGTCAGGCTTGTGGTCATAGGACCTGCACCTTTCAAATGCATAAAG CCTTTCAAGCAGCTGACAGGCTATCAGTACACCCTGTACTGTGATCCAGACAGAGAGATCTACAAGGAGCTGggatttttagaaaaaaatgtatttggTACTCTTGATC AAAGCAAGCACATAAAGTCTGGCATGGTGATGGGGGTAATGAAGAGCATGTGGCGAGCCATGAAGGTGCAGGAGTACCAAGGCAACCCCAATCAGCAAGGCGGCGCTTTTATCCTGGGGCCAG GTGAGGAGGTTCACTTTACACACCTGGACGAGGCCAACACAGACCACATGAACATTAACGAGCTTCTGGTGGAGGCCGGAGTGCAGGCGGTCAGCTTTCCAAGGGATCAGCGCGTCCTCAACATCTGA